A single window of Granulicella mallensis MP5ACTX8 DNA harbors:
- a CDS encoding QcrA and Rieske domain-containing protein, translated as MTPSEQQIPPGAPLTEPANPESHKSAGHSRRVFLFKLSLLVNGAVGAVLAVPILGYLLGPALKKTSDDNSWINLGPLADFPEGETRLVNYRNPVTTSWDGQTGDIPCWVRRISGNTFQVFAINCAHLGCPVRWFAQSQLFMCPCHGGAYYADGSRASGPPERGLFEYEYQVVSGSLVISAGKMPTLANQAKNESPLVQLEGASSTDAPLPKPRCSSCQS; from the coding sequence ATGACACCGAGCGAGCAGCAAATTCCACCGGGAGCCCCCCTGACCGAGCCGGCGAATCCGGAGAGCCATAAGAGTGCCGGCCACTCGCGCCGCGTATTCCTCTTCAAGCTCTCGCTGTTGGTGAACGGAGCGGTCGGCGCAGTTCTGGCCGTGCCCATCCTCGGCTATCTTCTGGGGCCTGCGCTGAAGAAGACCTCTGACGACAACTCCTGGATCAACCTGGGTCCTCTGGCCGATTTCCCCGAGGGCGAGACCCGTCTGGTCAACTACCGCAATCCTGTTACCACCTCCTGGGACGGCCAGACCGGCGACATTCCCTGCTGGGTTCGCCGCATCTCCGGAAATACCTTCCAGGTATTCGCGATCAACTGCGCGCATCTCGGCTGCCCCGTCCGCTGGTTCGCCCAGTCCCAGCTCTTTATGTGTCCCTGCCATGGCGGCGCGTACTATGCCGATGGCTCCCGCGCCTCGGGTCCGCCGGAGCGCGGTCTCTTCGAGTATGAGTACCAGGTCGTCTCGGGCAGCCTGGTCATCAGCGCCGGGAAGATGCCGACGCTCGCCAACCAGGCCAAGAACGAGTCTCCTCTGGTCCAGCTTGAAGGGGCCTCATCAACAGATGCTCCATTACCCAAACCGAGGTGCAGCTCATGTCAGAGCTAA
- a CDS encoding cytochrome b N-terminal domain-containing protein — MSELKRRSIEVYNWFEQRLGLGTPVIEAAEHEVPANTASWWYVFGSAATVILVLQVMTGILLALVYAPTAGHAWNSLEFLDHNVKLGWFLRAMHGWGSDFMVAIVLIHMAQVFLFGAYKFPRELTWIIGVFLLLLTLGMAFTGQVLRFDQDAYWGLGIGASIVSRVPLIGAPLVGLMLGGPIIAGPTLSRFFTLHVFVIPGILLAMVGLHIWMVLRLGINDWPMPGRLVNRKTYVSEYHHLTEKTGIPFVPDAAWKDSLFAAAIMLAVMACALWFGPFGPTGQPDPTIIQTAPKPDFAFLWIYAVLAYLPPSLETPVLFIAPILGIGAMLLLPLLSGEGEKHWSRRPVAVLMVAVIAVILGAFTRLGMYTPWSPVMNAWTSDPIPAAYLKDRTPLEREGALVLQNKQCRNCHSIGGAGGMRGPALDAVASKMTEDQIIRQVLQGGGNMPAYGNALNPSETTALVHFLTTLRGDDLSPAIDASQHLVSSSEQPAGPPKEH, encoded by the coding sequence ATGTCAGAGCTAAAGCGACGCAGCATCGAGGTCTATAACTGGTTCGAGCAGCGGCTCGGGCTGGGAACCCCTGTCATTGAAGCGGCGGAGCACGAAGTCCCGGCTAACACCGCCAGCTGGTGGTACGTCTTCGGCAGCGCCGCGACGGTCATCCTGGTTCTCCAGGTCATGACGGGCATTCTGCTCGCGCTGGTATACGCTCCGACGGCGGGCCACGCCTGGAACAGCCTTGAGTTCCTCGACCACAACGTCAAACTCGGCTGGTTCCTGCGTGCCATGCACGGCTGGGGCTCCGACTTCATGGTCGCCATTGTGCTGATCCACATGGCACAGGTCTTCCTCTTCGGCGCCTACAAGTTCCCTCGTGAGCTTACCTGGATCATCGGCGTCTTCCTGCTCCTTCTAACCCTCGGCATGGCCTTTACCGGGCAGGTGCTGCGCTTCGATCAGGACGCCTACTGGGGCCTCGGCATCGGAGCCTCCATCGTCAGCCGCGTTCCCCTGATTGGCGCTCCTCTCGTCGGCCTGATGCTGGGCGGCCCGATCATCGCCGGTCCTACGCTCTCCCGCTTCTTTACGCTGCACGTCTTCGTCATTCCCGGTATCCTGCTGGCGATGGTCGGCCTCCACATCTGGATGGTGCTGCGCCTCGGCATCAACGACTGGCCGATGCCCGGTCGTCTCGTCAACCGGAAGACCTACGTCAGCGAGTATCACCACCTCACCGAAAAGACCGGCATCCCCTTTGTTCCCGATGCGGCCTGGAAAGACTCGCTCTTCGCCGCAGCTATCATGCTCGCGGTGATGGCCTGCGCCCTGTGGTTCGGCCCCTTCGGCCCCACCGGCCAACCCGACCCCACTATCATCCAGACAGCGCCTAAGCCTGACTTCGCCTTCCTCTGGATCTATGCGGTACTGGCCTATCTGCCTCCGAGCCTTGAAACTCCCGTGCTCTTCATTGCACCCATCCTCGGGATCGGAGCCATGCTCCTGTTGCCTCTCCTCTCCGGAGAGGGAGAAAAGCACTGGTCGCGCCGTCCTGTAGCTGTCCTGATGGTGGCCGTGATCGCCGTCATCCTGGGGGCCTTCACCCGCCTTGGCATGTACACGCCGTGGAGTCCGGTCATGAATGCCTGGACTAGCGACCCTATCCCCGCAGCCTATCTGAAAGATCGCACGCCTCTTGAACGAGAGGGCGCCCTCGTCCTGCAGAACAAGCAATGCCGCAACTGCCATTCCATCGGCGGAGCCGGAGGCATGCGTGGGCCTGCACTCGACGCTGTTGCCTCCAAGATGACGGAAGACCAGATCATCCGTCAGGTTCTGCAAGGCGGAGGTAACATGCCGGCTTATGGCAATGCGCTCAATCCTTCCGAGACCACCGCGCTCGTCCACTTCCTGACAACCTTGCGCGGCGACGATCTATCCCCTGCCATCGATGCCTCCCAGCATCTGGTGTCTTCCAGTGAACAGCCCGCAGGCCCTCCCAAGGAGCATTAG
- a CDS encoding cytochrome c oxidase assembly protein: MPPECRAIFAEWSPPIFLTTAILLTAIIYTRGWFAIRKTRPELFPSWRLGTFLLGLATIWIAIGSPMDGFADALLSAHMVEHLLLMSFVPPLLLLGYPTVPLLRGLPRGFTRGLGPLFRLKFLRRLGHFLTKPVVAWIAMNFIFLGWHVPGAYDFALEHEHWHEFEHLCFLGSSILFWWPLIRPWPTNARYPGWYILPYLVAADIVNTALSAFLAFCDRPVYSYYVEQPNPFHVSPLSDQTAGAVIMWVVGSMAFLIPAFVITLRLLHQETRSRA, from the coding sequence ATGCCTCCTGAGTGCCGGGCTATCTTTGCAGAGTGGTCGCCGCCCATCTTTCTCACGACGGCGATCCTTCTTACCGCCATCATCTACACTCGCGGCTGGTTTGCCATACGCAAGACCCGGCCGGAGCTCTTTCCGTCCTGGCGGTTAGGCACCTTCCTGCTGGGCCTTGCGACCATCTGGATCGCGATTGGCTCGCCGATGGACGGCTTCGCCGATGCACTCCTCAGTGCACACATGGTGGAACATCTGCTTCTGATGTCCTTCGTTCCGCCGCTGCTGCTGCTTGGCTATCCCACGGTGCCGCTTCTGCGCGGCCTGCCTCGCGGATTTACGCGCGGGCTGGGACCGTTGTTCCGCCTGAAGTTTCTGCGCCGCCTGGGCCACTTCCTCACCAAGCCCGTAGTCGCCTGGATCGCGATGAACTTCATCTTCCTCGGCTGGCACGTTCCCGGGGCCTATGACTTCGCACTGGAGCACGAGCATTGGCACGAGTTCGAGCACCTCTGCTTCCTCGGCTCGTCGATCCTCTTCTGGTGGCCCCTCATCCGCCCCTGGCCGACGAATGCGCGCTACCCAGGCTGGTACATCTTGCCCTACCTGGTGGCTGCGGACATCGTCAACACGGCGCTCTCAGCCTTCCTGGCCTTCTGCGACCGTCCGGTCTATAGCTACTACGTAGAGCAACCGAACCCCTTTCATGTATCGCCGCTCTCCGATCAAACGGCAGGTGCGGTGATTATGTGGGTCGTCGGGTCGATGGCCTTTCTGATTCCAGCGTTCGTCATTACGCTCCGTCTGCTGCACCAGGAGACAAGATCTCGAGCCTGA
- a CDS encoding DNA-3-methyladenine glycosylase yields the protein MTRALPKPVLLPRSFYLDSPELVARALLGKRITHHRDGERLTGRITEVEAYLGFADPASHTYAGRTDRNSVLFGPPGFAYVYFIYGMHYCLNVSCLPDGQPGGVLFRALEPVEGLETMAQLRGLPSGVKPQLLTGGPGRLTQALGITRAPINGIDVTLRGSPLQILDDGYRPDHIDVTPRIGISKAADRLLRFVVNKKK from the coding sequence ATGACTCGCGCCTTGCCGAAACCGGTCCTTCTTCCACGCAGCTTCTATCTGGATTCCCCGGAGCTCGTTGCGCGTGCTCTGCTGGGCAAACGGATCACACACCATCGTGACGGAGAACGGCTGACGGGCCGTATTACCGAGGTTGAAGCTTACCTAGGCTTCGCCGATCCGGCATCCCATACGTACGCCGGTCGTACAGACCGCAACTCCGTGTTGTTTGGGCCTCCGGGGTTTGCGTATGTTTATTTCATCTACGGAATGCACTACTGCCTGAATGTCTCCTGTCTTCCCGACGGCCAGCCCGGAGGTGTGCTCTTTCGAGCGCTGGAGCCGGTAGAGGGGCTCGAGACGATGGCTCAGCTTCGTGGCCTGCCGAGCGGTGTGAAGCCGCAGTTGTTGACGGGAGGCCCCGGCCGTCTCACCCAGGCCCTGGGCATCACTCGCGCACCGATCAACGGTATTGACGTTACGCTTCGTGGTTCGCCTTTGCAGATACTCGATGACGGCTACCGTCCGGATCACATCGACGTCACACCCCGTATTGGAATCAGTAAAGCTGCCGATCGGCTTCTGCGCTTTGTCGTGAACAAGAAAAAGTAA
- a CDS encoding DUF488 domain-containing protein: MNVRIKRVYLEPEDADGTRILVDRLWPRGLTKERAKVDLWLKDIAPSTELRKWFAHDAAKWVEFQERYSEELKSKGEPLALLKQKVSQGPVTLLYGAKDEAHNEAVILQRVLRHK, encoded by the coding sequence ATGAATGTCAGGATCAAACGGGTATATCTGGAACCTGAAGATGCCGATGGAACTCGCATCCTCGTCGACAGGCTGTGGCCTAGAGGCCTTACCAAGGAGAGAGCAAAGGTCGATCTCTGGTTAAAGGACATTGCCCCAAGCACGGAGCTGCGCAAATGGTTTGCCCATGATGCGGCGAAGTGGGTGGAGTTTCAGGAGCGCTATTCGGAAGAGCTGAAGTCGAAGGGGGAACCGCTCGCATTGCTGAAGCAGAAGGTGTCGCAAGGGCCGGTGACTCTGCTTTATGGCGCGAAGGATGAAGCGCATAATGAAGCCGTTATCCTGCAAAGAGTGCTCCGACACAAATGA